One genomic window of Halolamina sediminis includes the following:
- a CDS encoding DUF5518 domain-containing protein — protein sequence MSSTTAPSTDRARLWRCVLLGGAVGVAVALPVYGQGGQGGPLLFVAGLVAGYLAPEAVDAYAAGGRAGLIAALPLVVWFLYDSTTWFLWQDGWFRTVGSLLAIAFVLGAGYFAGGIGAGIGGWLAVQFGRNEPS from the coding sequence GTGTCCTCGACCACCGCTCCCTCCACCGATCGTGCTCGGCTGTGGCGCTGTGTCCTCCTCGGCGGCGCCGTCGGCGTCGCGGTGGCGCTCCCCGTCTACGGGCAGGGCGGGCAGGGCGGCCCGCTGCTGTTCGTCGCGGGTCTCGTGGCCGGCTACCTCGCTCCCGAGGCGGTCGACGCCTACGCGGCCGGGGGCCGCGCGGGCCTGATCGCCGCACTCCCGCTCGTGGTGTGGTTCCTGTACGATTCGACGACGTGGTTCCTCTGGCAGGACGGGTGGTTCAGGACCGTCGGCAGTCTACTCGCCATCGCATTCGTCCTCGGTGCCGGCTACTTCGCCGGCGGCATCGGCGCGGGGATCGGCGGCTGGCTGGCGGTCCAGTTCGGGCGGAACGAGCCGAGTTAG
- the radB gene encoding DNA repair and recombination protein RadB, with the protein MSESVPTGCDPIDDLLGGGFERGTVTQVYGEPAAGKTNLALAAAVEAAVDGGRALYIDTEGLSVDRFRQIVDGKTDGEADFEDVASRIVISAAHDFAEQAEAVRDAEELADTADLIVLDSATGFYRLERAGDDSGGESLRKVAGQITHLLSLARKHDLAVVITNQVFRDPDADRTRGLGGNTLEHWTGVVLRLERFRGGNRRAALEKHRSKATGETATFRIVEEGLAAAEDL; encoded by the coding sequence ATGAGCGAGTCCGTCCCTACCGGCTGCGACCCGATCGACGACCTGCTCGGCGGCGGCTTCGAGCGCGGCACCGTCACGCAGGTGTACGGCGAACCGGCGGCGGGGAAGACCAACCTCGCGCTCGCGGCGGCCGTCGAGGCCGCCGTCGACGGCGGGCGCGCGCTGTACATCGATACCGAGGGGCTGTCGGTCGACCGCTTCCGGCAGATCGTCGACGGGAAGACCGACGGCGAGGCGGACTTCGAGGACGTGGCCTCCCGGATCGTGATCTCGGCGGCCCACGATTTCGCCGAACAGGCCGAGGCCGTCCGAGACGCCGAGGAGCTCGCCGACACCGCCGACCTGATCGTGCTCGACTCCGCGACGGGGTTCTACCGACTGGAGCGCGCGGGCGACGACTCCGGCGGCGAGTCCCTCCGGAAAGTCGCCGGGCAGATCACCCACCTGCTCTCGCTGGCCCGGAAACACGACCTCGCGGTCGTGATCACGAACCAGGTGTTCCGTGACCCCGACGCCGATCGGACCCGCGGGCTGGGCGGCAACACGCTCGAGCACTGGACCGGCGTCGTACTACGGCTTGAGCGGTTCCGGGGCGGGAACCGCCGGGCGGCGCTGGAGAAACACCGCTCGAAAGCGACCGGCGAGACCGCGACGTTCCGGATCGTCGAGGAAGGGCTGGCGGCTGCCGAGGATCTCTAA
- a CDS encoding DUF63 family protein, with protein MFSLREWADGNPERLWAGVVGTLLVALVGGSILAPETVYDGFIWHYFWGPVQADAHNAVCAVRPGSTVEYLYSTSACQAAAEPVAYPGYTVVSEIGYIVSLLLTITGVVLLLERLGIGEERGLFWAMVPFMLLGGALRTVEDAHNAMGDSWFDYPLNTLLISPIIYFTLFVIALACILLSLWLARQEYVDDYVRPLTAMGSGAFLLSVGYLSYLALTDPQVQFYPLVLVAMVGLSAAAAVGTWYAIETFAPSINEGTGIAGGMVLVAHAVDGAANVIGLDYLMALGVPYNLNPKHPANQFIVDLFGAAWPFLVVKMAAATFLIWVFEPELVEETPRYTTLLLIAVSAVGLGPGSRDLLRSVFGV; from the coding sequence ATGTTCTCCCTCCGCGAGTGGGCTGATGGGAACCCGGAACGCCTCTGGGCCGGGGTCGTCGGCACACTCCTGGTGGCGCTGGTCGGGGGGTCGATACTCGCCCCCGAGACCGTCTACGATGGGTTCATCTGGCACTACTTCTGGGGACCGGTACAGGCCGACGCACACAACGCGGTCTGTGCGGTCCGCCCCGGAAGCACTGTCGAGTACCTCTACAGCACGTCGGCGTGCCAAGCGGCCGCCGAGCCCGTGGCCTACCCGGGCTACACGGTCGTCAGCGAGATCGGCTACATCGTCTCGCTCCTGCTCACGATCACGGGCGTCGTGTTGCTGCTTGAGCGGCTCGGGATCGGCGAGGAGCGCGGGCTGTTCTGGGCGATGGTGCCGTTCATGCTGCTCGGCGGCGCGCTCCGGACCGTCGAGGACGCCCACAACGCGATGGGCGACAGCTGGTTCGACTACCCGCTGAACACGCTGCTGATCAGTCCGATCATCTACTTCACGCTGTTCGTCATCGCGCTGGCTTGCATCCTCCTCTCGCTGTGGCTGGCCCGGCAGGAGTACGTCGACGACTACGTCCGCCCGCTGACGGCGATGGGCAGCGGCGCGTTCCTGCTCTCGGTCGGCTACCTCTCCTACCTCGCGCTGACGGATCCACAGGTGCAGTTCTACCCGCTGGTGCTGGTCGCGATGGTCGGGCTCTCGGCGGCCGCGGCCGTCGGGACGTGGTACGCCATCGAGACGTTCGCGCCGAGCATCAACGAGGGGACGGGGATCGCCGGCGGGATGGTGCTCGTCGCTCACGCCGTCGACGGCGCCGCGAACGTGATCGGGCTGGACTACCTGATGGCGCTGGGCGTGCCGTACAACCTCAACCCCAAACACCCCGCGAACCAGTTCATCGTCGACCTGTTCGGGGCGGCGTGGCCGTTCCTCGTCGTGAAGATGGCGGCGGCGACGTTCCTGATCTGGGTGTTCGAGCCCGAACTGGTGGAGGAGACGCCGCGGTACACGACGCTGCTCCTGATCGCGGTCAGCGCGGTCGGGCTGGGACCGGGCTCTCGGGACCTGTTGCGGTCTGTTTTCGGGGTCTGA
- a CDS encoding Lrp/AsnC family transcriptional regulator, producing MELDETDRQILRILQEDARTPFSEVARRIDMSSATVHDRVNRMEEAGVIEGYHASVDADAVGYGVSAFVGLRTEQGREEEALAHLAGLPEVQEVHLTTGQWDVMVRVHAADTEALRDLMFDHIADTEGFTRSQTMVVLGTDYEADGLPV from the coding sequence ATGGAACTCGACGAGACGGACCGGCAGATCCTCCGTATCCTCCAGGAGGACGCCCGGACCCCATTCAGCGAGGTGGCCCGCCGGATCGACATGTCCAGTGCGACGGTCCACGACCGGGTGAACCGCATGGAAGAGGCGGGCGTCATCGAGGGGTACCACGCGAGCGTCGACGCCGACGCGGTGGGGTACGGCGTGAGCGCGTTCGTCGGCCTCCGCACCGAACAGGGCCGCGAGGAGGAGGCGCTGGCCCATCTCGCCGGCCTACCCGAGGTACAGGAGGTCCACCTCACGACCGGGCAGTGGGACGTGATGGTGCGGGTCCACGCCGCGGACACCGAGGCGCTCCGGGACCTGATGTTCGACCACATCGCCGACACCGAGGGGTTCACGCGCTCACAGACGATGGTGGTGCTCGGTACCGACTACGAGGCGGACGGGCTGCCGGTCTAG
- a CDS encoding CDC48 family AAA ATPase has protein sequence MNEVQLEVAKAYPNDSGRGIARLDPDTLLHLKLSPGDIIEIEGAETTAAKVWRADRQDWNTDTVRIDGFTRQNADVSIGERVTIRKAEAETAESLTLAPPEEASVQFGSEAAGMVKRQILKRPVVERDIVPVMSSTNHPFMRSPGQAIPLIAVDTEPDGVCLITEETDVELREEPISGFDKTGGGITYEDIGGLEDEIQRVREMVELPMKHPQIFKKLGIEPPQGVLLHGPPGTGKTLLAKAVANETSASFFSIAGPEIISKYYGESEQQLREIFEDAKEDSPSIVFIDELDSIAPKREDVTGEVERRVVAQLLTMMDGLDSRGQVIVIGATNRVDSVDPALRRPGRFDREIEIGVPDETGRKEILQIHSRGMPLSDDIDLDHLAAETHGFVGADIESLSKEAAMKALRRYLPEIDLDEEEVPPSLIDRMIVKKEDFRGALNEVEPSAMREVLVELPKITWDDVGGLTDPKQQVKEAVEWPLSSPEKFERMGVEAPKGVLLYGPPGTGKTLMAKAVANETNANFISVRGPQLLSKWVGESEKAIRQTFRKARQVSPTVIFFDELDSLAPSRGEQAGTNVSERVVNQLLTELDGLEEMGEVMVIGATNRPDMIDPALIRSGRFDRLVMVGAPDQGGREQILDIHTENTPLAPDVSLKEVAEITDGYVGSDLESICREAAIEALRESDGAEEVEMRHFRQAIEAVRPTITDDLMSYYEEVEEEFRGSSSANVDRGNRLGFQ, from the coding sequence ATGAACGAAGTCCAACTGGAAGTCGCGAAAGCGTACCCGAACGACTCGGGCCGTGGTATCGCTCGGCTCGACCCCGACACCCTGCTCCACCTCAAGCTCTCCCCCGGGGACATCATCGAGATCGAGGGCGCCGAGACCACGGCGGCGAAGGTCTGGCGCGCCGATCGACAGGACTGGAACACCGACACGGTGCGTATCGACGGTTTCACCCGCCAGAACGCCGACGTGAGCATCGGCGAGCGCGTCACCATCCGGAAGGCCGAGGCCGAGACTGCCGAGTCGCTCACCCTCGCGCCGCCGGAAGAGGCGTCGGTGCAGTTCGGCTCCGAGGCCGCCGGCATGGTGAAACGCCAGATCCTCAAGCGCCCGGTGGTCGAGCGCGACATCGTCCCCGTGATGTCGAGCACGAACCACCCGTTCATGCGCTCGCCCGGGCAGGCGATCCCGCTGATCGCCGTCGACACCGAGCCCGACGGGGTCTGCCTCATCACCGAAGAGACCGACGTGGAGCTCCGCGAGGAGCCTATCTCCGGCTTCGACAAGACCGGCGGCGGGATCACCTACGAGGACATCGGCGGCCTCGAAGACGAGATCCAGCGCGTCCGGGAGATGGTCGAATTGCCGATGAAACACCCCCAGATCTTCAAGAAACTGGGCATCGAGCCGCCCCAGGGGGTGTTGCTCCACGGGCCGCCCGGCACCGGGAAGACGCTGCTCGCGAAAGCCGTCGCCAACGAGACCTCCGCGAGCTTCTTCTCCATCGCGGGCCCGGAGATCATCTCGAAGTACTACGGCGAGTCCGAACAGCAGCTCAGGGAGATCTTCGAGGACGCCAAGGAGGACAGTCCCTCGATCGTGTTCATCGACGAGCTCGACTCCATCGCACCCAAACGGGAGGACGTGACCGGCGAGGTCGAGCGCCGCGTCGTCGCCCAGCTACTGACGATGATGGACGGGCTCGACTCCCGCGGGCAGGTGATCGTCATCGGCGCGACCAACCGCGTCGACAGCGTCGACCCCGCGCTGCGCCGCCCCGGCCGATTCGACCGCGAGATCGAGATCGGCGTCCCCGACGAGACCGGCCGCAAGGAGATTCTCCAGATCCACAGCCGCGGGATGCCGCTATCGGACGACATCGACCTCGACCACCTCGCCGCCGAGACCCACGGGTTCGTCGGCGCCGACATCGAGAGCCTCAGCAAGGAGGCCGCGATGAAGGCGCTGCGGCGCTACCTCCCCGAGATCGACTTAGACGAGGAGGAGGTGCCGCCGAGCCTGATCGACCGCATGATCGTCAAGAAGGAGGACTTCCGCGGCGCGCTCAACGAGGTCGAACCCAGCGCGATGCGGGAGGTGCTGGTCGAGCTCCCCAAGATCACGTGGGACGACGTGGGTGGCCTCACCGACCCCAAACAGCAGGTGAAGGAGGCCGTCGAGTGGCCGCTATCCAGCCCCGAGAAGTTCGAGCGCATGGGCGTCGAGGCGCCGAAGGGCGTGCTGCTGTACGGCCCGCCCGGCACCGGGAAGACGCTGATGGCGAAGGCCGTCGCGAACGAGACCAACGCCAACTTCATCTCGGTCCGCGGCCCGCAACTGCTCTCGAAGTGGGTCGGCGAGTCCGAGAAGGCGATCCGGCAGACGTTCCGGAAGGCCCGACAGGTCTCGCCCACCGTGATCTTCTTCGACGAGCTCGACTCGCTCGCGCCGAGTCGCGGTGAGCAGGCCGGGACCAACGTCTCCGAGCGCGTCGTCAATCAGCTGCTGACCGAGCTCGACGGGCTGGAGGAGATGGGCGAGGTGATGGTGATCGGCGCCACCAACCGCCCGGACATGATCGACCCCGCGCTGATCCGCTCGGGGCGCTTCGACCGGCTCGTGATGGTCGGCGCGCCCGACCAGGGCGGCCGGGAGCAGATCCTCGACATCCACACCGAGAACACGCCGCTGGCGCCGGACGTGAGCCTGAAGGAGGTCGCCGAGATCACCGACGGCTACGTCGGCTCCGACCTGGAGTCGATCTGTCGGGAGGCTGCGATCGAGGCGCTGCGGGAGTCCGACGGCGCCGAGGAGGTCGAGATGCGCCACTTCCGGCAGGCGATCGAGGCGGTGCGCCCGACGATCACCGACGACCTGATGAGCTACTACGAGGAGGTCGAGGAGGAGTTCCGCGGCAGCTCCAGCGCGAACGTCGACCGCGGTAACCGTCTGGGCTTCCAGTAG
- a CDS encoding CBS domain-containing protein: MDISDIAVEEFVEVEAGTRVAKIRSRFERENPKGVVVMDDGDCIGVIREKQLIQSHVEDDMKVGAVVRSSRSGGSPPKVGRHDDVREVSRVLVEGDVKIAPVYEGENLWGIVAADDILRAVLENLEAITVGDIASESVVTVTEDDHVGKAINRLRENGISRLPVVNETGDLTGIVTTNDIVDFAVRDEDRQGEGDRSGELERMLDIPVYDLMSSPVQTITAGETVEEAVSVMFENGISGLIVTATPDGAEIEGVITKTDVLRALTHTEEESMDVQITNVNLLDVLSREDIVADITSVADKFKEMNVLHAHVRFTQHKEKLRGTPLLRCQIRLRTTQGQVAGSGEGYGAEHAFHVALDRLERNVLELKGVKADEEYRGQLMRKLNEL; this comes from the coding sequence ATGGACATCTCTGATATCGCCGTCGAGGAGTTCGTCGAGGTCGAGGCCGGCACCCGTGTCGCGAAGATTCGGTCGCGGTTCGAGCGGGAGAACCCCAAAGGGGTCGTCGTCATGGACGACGGCGACTGTATCGGCGTGATCCGCGAGAAACAGCTGATCCAGTCCCACGTCGAGGACGACATGAAGGTCGGCGCCGTCGTCCGCTCCTCACGGAGCGGCGGGAGCCCGCCGAAGGTGGGCCGGCACGACGACGTGCGCGAGGTCTCCCGCGTCCTCGTCGAGGGCGACGTGAAGATCGCCCCCGTCTACGAGGGTGAGAACCTCTGGGGGATCGTCGCGGCCGACGATATCCTGCGTGCGGTGCTCGAGAACCTCGAAGCGATCACCGTCGGCGACATCGCCTCGGAGTCGGTCGTCACCGTCACCGAGGACGACCACGTCGGCAAGGCGATCAACCGCCTGCGGGAGAACGGTATCTCCCGGCTGCCCGTCGTCAACGAGACCGGCGACCTCACGGGGATCGTCACGACCAACGACATCGTCGACTTCGCGGTCCGGGACGAGGACCGACAGGGCGAGGGCGACCGCAGCGGCGAGCTCGAGCGCATGCTCGACATCCCCGTCTACGACCTGATGTCGAGCCCGGTCCAGACGATCACCGCCGGCGAGACCGTCGAGGAGGCGGTGTCGGTCATGTTCGAGAACGGCATCTCCGGGCTCATCGTGACGGCGACGCCCGACGGCGCCGAGATCGAGGGCGTCATCACGAAGACCGACGTGCTCCGTGCGCTGACCCACACCGAGGAGGAGTCGATGGACGTCCAGATCACGAACGTCAATCTGCTGGACGTGCTCTCCCGTGAGGACATCGTCGCGGACATCACGAGCGTCGCGGACAAGTTCAAGGAGATGAACGTGCTCCACGCCCACGTCCGCTTCACCCAGCACAAGGAGAAGCTCCGTGGGACCCCGCTGCTGCGCTGTCAGATCCGCCTGCGAACCACGCAGGGGCAGGTCGCCGGCTCCGGTGAGGGGTACGGCGCCGAGCACGCGTTCCACGTCGCGCTCGACCGACTGGAGCGGAACGTGCTCGAACTCAAGGGCGTGAAGGCCGACGAGGAGTACCGCGGCCAGTTGATGCGGAAGCTGAACGAGCTCTAA
- a CDS encoding inositol monophosphatase family protein, with translation MHEHGASGRAALARRAAVAGGDVAKEFFRTGVAVETKDGKTDVVTEADRAAQREVEGIIRDERPEEPIVGEEDDARKSVPETGPAWIVDPIDGTNSYVRELTTWATAVGCVTDGEPVAACNYLPAMDDVYTADGEAAYRNGTEISVSLVSDPERAAVVPTVWWPRERRDEYARACEAIVTRFADLRRPGSAQAALAMVAAGSVEGVITNVQTKPWDTIAGVHLVRQAGGKVTDLEGDRWHHDARGLVVSNGTLHDEMLAAAREIDDAV, from the coding sequence ATGCACGAACACGGAGCGAGTGGCCGCGCCGCGCTCGCCCGCCGCGCGGCCGTCGCGGGCGGCGACGTGGCGAAGGAGTTCTTCCGGACCGGCGTCGCGGTCGAGACGAAGGACGGGAAGACCGACGTGGTGACTGAGGCCGACCGCGCGGCCCAGCGTGAGGTCGAGGGGATCATCCGGGATGAACGTCCCGAGGAACCGATCGTCGGCGAGGAGGACGACGCGCGCAAGTCGGTGCCGGAAACGGGGCCGGCGTGGATCGTCGACCCCATCGACGGCACCAACAGCTACGTCCGGGAGCTCACGACGTGGGCCACCGCGGTCGGCTGCGTGACCGACGGTGAGCCGGTTGCGGCCTGCAACTACCTGCCTGCGATGGACGACGTGTACACCGCCGACGGCGAGGCGGCCTACCGCAACGGCACCGAAATCTCGGTTTCGTTAGTGAGCGACCCCGAGCGCGCCGCGGTCGTGCCGACCGTGTGGTGGCCGCGGGAGCGACGCGACGAGTACGCCCGCGCGTGTGAGGCTATCGTGACCCGCTTCGCGGACTTGCGACGGCCCGGCAGCGCACAGGCCGCGCTCGCGATGGTCGCCGCCGGCTCGGTCGAGGGGGTGATCACCAACGTCCAGACGAAGCCCTGGGACACGATCGCCGGCGTCCACCTCGTGCGGCAGGCCGGCGGGAAAGTTACCGATCTGGAGGGAGACCGATGGCACCACGACGCCCGCGGGCTGGTCGTCTCGAACGGCACGCTCCACGACGAGATGCTGGCGGCCGCACGGGAGATCGACGACGCGGTCTGA